A segment of the Zingiber officinale cultivar Zhangliang chromosome 8B, Zo_v1.1, whole genome shotgun sequence genome:
TTGATATCAGTTTTGacaatctaatatatttttatattttgttaTGAAGCATAATACGTATAATGCatgatttatttcaaaatttatttgcataaattataaataaGAAATATCTTTTAGTGATAACTAACTTTTTTAGTAATAAGAAAAATCTTTCTGTATTTTAACAGAATATAAATATTGACACATTAACGTCTAATTTTGAATAGCGTTAGCATTTGTCTTTGCCTCACAGTTTGACTTTTCTCATAGTTCATAGGCTCATGCCAATCATTATATCTCACCTCTCTTGGTTCTTTTTTCTGGAAGTTTTATTTCTAGTTTCCTGCTACTTTTTCTTTCCTAATTAGTTTTTCCCCTCACTTTGTAGATTGAGAAAAGGGAATGTTCTTTTTAACTACAGATACTACAACAACTTGCTGCAAAAGACCGAAGGTGATCAGCTTCTCTTTTTGCTCTATGTTGTTATACTCCACAAGTCCAGTTCTAAATAGTAAACATATTTCCCTTTTGTTTCTTTACTGCTTATTATAACAGGAATTATTAACTAGGATGAATTTCTAATCTATTTTAGTTGATGTTCATATGTTCTCTAAAATGTTGTCTATCTAACTCAGTCTTGTTTTGTATGTTAGCTTTACTGTCATGACAAGTTTATAATTCTTCTTGATAGTATCAGTTCCTTGTTGAAATACAAAGTTCTATCTTTGTGGATTGAAGCACTATGTTGGAAAATGTCATTCGATCTTGTGGCTATTGAATTGACCAATTATGCAACCATACTAATAGCCATCTTAGACTCTGAGTTAAGCATCATAAACTCTTACATTTTCTCTTTCTTATTTATTAGATTCCTAATCTTTTTGGGTTACTACATAAATTCACACATCAATTCTATTTGCTTTCAGATTGTCATAGGTTAAATGGGCATCTTGAACTCCAGTTGTAATATAATGTACCAATAGCTTTGCAGTTAGATAAACTAATGTAAAATATGTCGATGCAAACAATGTTAATCTAAAATaatattctgtttttttttttttgcaagaatcTTCCTGTTATCTTACTCATGCTCTTCTTCTTCCGCTTCCTCTTCCCTTGGGACCCCCCTTTTGTCTTCTTCAGCTCTCTTCTTTTCCTCCACTTTCCATCATCTTACTTGATTACCTTGGTATTCTTATGCTTCTCCAATTCTCTTCTCGCCTCCCTAGTTATTCTCATTTTTTCCCCAGTTCCTTGATCTCTCCTCTATTGTTCTCCTCCCATGATCTCTCTAAGTTTTTCTCCTCAATACCctattttttctcttctcaacCACCCTTGACATTTATGAGTTACCCATCATCTCCAATAAACCTTGGTGTATAAGACCAACTCAATCCCCGTTGAACCACCAGAATCCCATTGTGGTGTCACTGCCAATTCCTGGCTGTCCATAGACTCCTCTCTGTGCTTATTCCCTGTCCATAACCACTGCACATGAAAAAAGTTTCGTGCTGCATTCCTTCTCACCACCCACTGCAACATCTCTATTAAGTTTGTGTTTCCTGTATCTCTTTATACTAGATGAAGAACTCATCTTTTGCCATCATCTTCTTTGTTAGTTACACATTCTCAAAATCATTAAATCCATTATCTTCTTTGATGCCTACCATCATCAGGTTGAGTCTCCACAAACTTTAAGCCATTGCCGCTGATCTCCTTCATGGAGATGGGGCGTCGTACCACCATCTCTTGCGTCTCCCTGCCATGCATGCTTGAGTTTGCCACCAGTTATGATCCTTGCTTTGGGTTTTGTGCACTTACTCCGATCCTCCTCCATTCATGACATTGCACCTTCTGACTAAAAACGGAGGCCCATGAATAGGGTTGAGCACAgttgagtttttgatttgttaAATGGTTTACAAACAAAACTGAAATTATTTCGCTTTATAGTTTATCAAAACAAAACCAAGCCAAATAAAAAACTATAAGATTTCCCAATCATGTTGAAACTTCCGGTTTGATTCAGGTTCGACCAAATAATTAAAAAGTATATTTTATGTTAACTCATATAAAAAGTAggcatattaaaatttatatattatttgcaatAAGATCAGTCTTTCTATTTAAATTACATACACATGTACGTCCATATGTATGTTTTGTATATATGAAGTTATTCCTAAAGAAGAATAAAGATGTTGGAAAGAAAGATAATGACTTACGAAAAAGTATGTTGGAAAGAAAGAATGACATGTCCTTTAACATCATAAGTGAGAGATTCGTCACCCCATCCAACTGGGCACAGTTGAAGAactatatttttatttcaatGGCTGGGCCCGCACTGTCTGCAATTTAACTGGTTAGAATCAAGTTTGGCTTGTGGAATTTGGGAGAGGGAATGATGCGTTACTTAGTTAATCATAAAGGTTTAGTAGTTAGATTTTCTTTGACTAGTTTCTTCATTAACTTTTATATGAAAACATTTGATGCATTTAATGTCTCTCAGTCTAATTGTTGAGATATAATTTCCCTTTGATATCTCCCCCTCCTTCTATGATCTTCATGCCTATGAttttattttagttatttaatgGGGTTAGGTTAGTAATTCTCAAATTTAGATTAGGCCCATTTAATGTCCTTGTATTGAACATCAATCTTTTAGAATATTTAATTTGCTTCCACAGAAGTTTTTcatgctttcctctttatttcctTTAATGTTTTAGCTGTCTATAGTATCTCCACATGCTTTGGAACCGCTGCACCTAAGATTTTGTTTTTATTCAGGAATTCTTTATAACaattgtaagttttttttttggtaGATTCTCCTTTTTGGTTGAGATAATGTTCCCACCGAGCTTCAAGATAGTGGCTTAATTATTAGATGATTTATCGGGCCAATATACATAACTATGCTCTCtggttttatttaataaataatgaAAAGTGTAAATCAATGCTATATTGGCCATGCCTGTCACTGGTGCTTGTTTGAATGATGGAATCATACATGCTAACTAAGTAATTAATGCATAAAGTCCTATCAGTATCTGAAATTTGGTTCTATGAAGGGCTTGCAAGATGTTTGTagtttttgtttctttgcatcctgTCTCATTTTGTGACGGGCATAGTCCTGAATAGTGTATTTCTAGCTCATGTAATTTTTCTAACTTCCAAACCTCATAAATTACCGTTAGTTGCTTCTCTTTCAATTCCTTTCAAGTTTTGACCTTCTCTACTCTATAACAGTCACGGAAGATTTCTCTTGTCCTTTTTGTTTAGCGAAGTGTGCCAGCTTTAAGGTAATGTGCATGCTTTTATTGATTCTGTATTGTTTTGACTACTTGGTTTCATGTGCAATAGTGTTTTCCTACAGGGTCTGAGATATCACTTAAACTCTTCTCATGACCTATTTAATTTTGAGTTCTGGGTCTGTAAGCTTTTGgaatctctctccctctctctctctctttctctctattgGTTTGTGTCAAGCAGCATATATTGACTGGTTGACCTTTCTTCAGGTAACCGAGGAGTATCAAGCTGTGAATGTTTCTGTGCGAACTGATACATGGAGCTTTGAGGTTAGATTCAATTATACATACCTTTCCTTGAAGTTGTGTGGTTATACTTCTTCTGTTAGCATCATTGGTCTTGATCAAGGGCCTTGCTGCACCTAAATCACTTCATCCAATATATGAACAACTATATTTCTAGACTAGTGCTACGTTGAGCATAGATAGCACGTTGGGCCTAAGTTACAATAACTTGGGATTGGTGGTTTATGGTGCACCCTTGAGTAAATGTTGGTTTGATTTAGTTTTAAACTGACATGGTAATAAATATTAGCAGGAATAATTATCTTCAAATATGTTTCAAATCTAGATATTACTCTTAAATGTAAATAGTCAGGAGCAAGGCCTTTTTGTTGATATTGGTTCAAAGGTGTTGAAGATCTACGTCACATAATTGGATTTCTGCATCATTTTGTCTATCAAGATAAATAGAGGAAATATCCTAAAGTTTCACTTTGCAAAAGTGGCTATTGTTGATTTAGGGAAATTTTACCTGATTTTTTGGTAGGTCCATCATATTGTTGATTTTATGTCTAAAATCAGGAAATTGTATGTAACTTGTTTTTTTGTAATTTATGTGATGTCCAGATTGCATCAGATGGAAATGATCCAAGGCTGCAAACATTTTTCTACCGGTAGTCTTGTTCATGATACTCTAGTTCTTGTCTGTCTttgcactttttttttttaaagtgttaGGATTCCTTGAactgaaagtaaaaaaaaaaaaatgaaatggcaGCTCAAACTTCAAGAGGTGTAGACGATCAAAGAATAATGTTCAGACAGCAAGTCATGTGCATCCACATGTTCTGGAAGCAGGTTCACCTGAAGGATCACTGGCAGGTTCTCGCAAAGAATATGATAACAAAGACAATGGCATATGTTACTCTCAAAGACCTTATGTATCTTTGAGAGATGGTTCGCTTACAAATGGGCTTAACGGTATGCTGAGTTCAGTTTTTGTTAACACATTTAAGTAGTAAATACATAGAATTTCATTTCTGTTATTAGCCATTGATACCTCTTGTAAAGATGAAGGAAAGAGCTGTAAATCACTACTACATGAGGCTCACCTTATGAGGCATAAATCTGAAATCAGTTCACAACATTGCAATGCTGAAGAGTGCACACGACATGCTGACACAATAGGCATATGTGCATCCATAAATCAAGCTTCTACCAGTAATGATTTTACCCAGCAAGCATCTGCAACCAATTTAGCTTCACAAAGTATGCTGCAGTTTGCAAAGACACGGAAGATATCTGATGAACGGGCTGATCCAAGAAAGTTAGTTTCCATCTCATTCTAATTTGCACTGGTTGAAAAGCAGTCTTTTGAGGGACATCAAATTTTATGAGTGTGCTACATCagtttttataatatgtttactTATTTTACCaaccaaatttcctcatttgacAGTCGTGCACTTCTCCAAAAGCGGCAGTTCTTTCATTCCCACAGAGCTCAGGTGATTCACTGTATCTTTCTTTCCTTGAATTGTTGCATGCATGTGTGTACTCAGGAGATTACTGAGATATATTACTCATGTTTTTGACGAGAATTAGGGCAGTAAATGAGCCAAGTCAAATTAAACTTTGTGTTGTTTGAGCTTGTTTGATAGGTAAGTGAGCCAAGCTAACCTGAGCCTAAAATGAACTAAGCTGCTGAAGCTGTTCAAGCTGgacttgttttttattttttattttatttttaagcgcAAGGTtagttcaagcttgacttgagcttgttttttttagatgttatcaagctcttaatttgagctttgatgagtatttgaaattttttatatttttaagattGTTTAGTTAGTTAGTAAGTAATTTATTTGAAGAGCTTTTTGTTTATTTGCAAGTTCGATAAAATTTTTGTTGATGATTCACAAGCTTTGTTTATGAACATTGTTTTCGAATAGTTCACAATTTTTATTCACGGACATTAACAAATTCTTTATTCAGTTTAATGAATTGGCCAAGCTAGTTCATGCCTAAAATTTTTTGTATGATAGTGGTCTGGCCAACTATGCTATGCATCAAATTACTGGGCAGTAAAATTACTAACATTGGCAGATAGAAATAAGAAATTTGAGATAAATTATTGGACTTTACCATGAGATAAAACAACAATGCTATTATTCATGAGGAATTATGTAAGCATTCTGTAATAATATGAGGTAAAACAAAATCAAATATAGTATGGACTTGAGAGATTCCATAGGCAagtttagtaaattagatatgatgtgaATGGCAAAGAGTGACCTGAAGAAACTTATATCGATATAAAGGAAAAAATTTATTGAGTATTACTTTCTAGAGATGCACATAGTGGTAAATGGAGGGATAGAATGTATGATACTTACCTGAAATAGTTGTGATATATGCTTGTTGTTTTTGTACACTAACTTGTATTTCTAAGGCGTTCTAGCACTTCACTTGGTCCACTGGATAATGCTTGATTATTTAAAGTGTTAATTTTTACTTGATATGTGTGCTAGTCATTGTGATGAACCTCCGTTGTCCATTTAACCATTTGTTTGAGGACTAATTTTATGGGAACTAACAAAGTAACAAACATGTAGAAGATTTTGTAATATAGAATCGAATTAGATTTTAGTAACTTTCATGAAGGATTTTCACTTTCTTTCTATAACGTTCAGTTCATTCCATTTCTTAGTTTATTTGAGTTtgtaaaattgtgttgtaattgttATTATATTGAAGCCAATGGCATCGGAGCAAGTATTTTTAGATTGGGATAGCGAAGATGAAGTTGATGATGACATCGCAGATTTTGAAGATAGAAGGGTATATTGTCTCAACTGAATAGCTGCTCTTCCTCACAAATAGTTTGTGACGTAGTACTAGATGCTGAATaaatgttttttattttcttgtgCATTTATTTATTGTACTCCAAATCTAACATTTTCATGATGCAGATGCTTGATGATTTTGTGGATGTTACTAGGGATGAAAAACAAATAATGCATTTATGGAATTCTTTTGTCCGGAAGCAACGGTAATTCTGTTTTCTTTGACCAACTAATGTTCGTTTGAGATATTgccttccttatttttttttaattgaaaaaaGATATTTGTTTTTGTCATTATTAGTATGCTTAATTAAGTGTATAGTTCTCACATGGAAAAGTCATTTTGTATCCTGTAAGTAGATAATCGAATGTGTTTTACCTTTGCATTTAATGAATATTTTTAAGTTTCATGGTTACCACTTCTGAACATTTGGGTTACAAAGCGAATGTGCATTACctggaaaacaaatctgaactttAAAATGTGATTTGATTGGAGATCACACTAATGATTGAAGATGGGGGGGTTTGAGCTGATTCAGACGAGAATTAATTAGTCAAGGCAAAGAGacagtgaaacttatttcactttGAATATGGAGTCATGTCTCCAGTTATTTGCAAGCAAGAATTCCATGGTGGTGTGTAGTTGTTGGATGGTATAAAAAGATAGGCTATTGCAGGTTGGGAGGCCTAGGGGTAATACAACTGTAATTGTTGAAGAACTCTAATCTTTGCTACCACTTGTCACAAAACTCGTTTGGCAGTCTGTAGAAACAGACTTTTCTAAATCTCTTAATTTTGCATTGCGTAGACTTGATTTCTAAGATAACTATTATATGGTGTCTTTGCAGTGTTCTTGCTGACGGTCACGTTCCATGGGCATGTGAAGCATTCTCCCAGCTTCATGGGCAAGATCTTATGCAGTCCCCTGCTTTAATGCGGTATTGTTCTTAAAATTGATAGTGCTAAATATTTAGTCGACATGACTACACGAACTTGCTTCTGTTCTTTCTGTTTGTTGCATGCTATAAACATTGGTTCAACTCAAACCACATTGTCATTTTCTTCAGACTTCATTTTGAAGTTATAAATGCCGTTACTCTGAGTTTTCAAGACATTTTGAATTGCATCTTACCAGTTATTTAATAAAGATTTCTAATGGAAGGGTTTTCATAACCATCGTTTCATTTTGCAAAtgctaagggtgtgtttggtacgcgcgtttttcattttcattttctgaaaaacgcgcattttctagaaaacagaaaataactttttgtcattttctcttttcTGGAAAACgctatctattttttttagaaaacaggcACGAAAAACGCAAATcaaacaccatttttcagaaaatgcgcatttttcagaaaatgaaaatgaaaatgaaaatgaaaaacgcgcgtaccaaacgcaccctaagtctCCGTCGCAAATTTTCAACAATCCTGGTTGTGATGTTATCTTAACTATGACATTTTCATTTGTGGCATGCAGGTGCTGGAAGTTGTTTATGGTCAAACTCTGGAATCATAGTCTTTTGGATGCTCGAACTATGAACAATTGTAGCCTAATACTCGAGCGATTTCAAAACGAGAGCTCAGGCCCCAAACAAAGCTGATATGCATGAACCCTCAGGCCGCGTTAGGTTGGGCGGCTGGTAAAGGAACCAGAACAACTTGGAACAAGCACACTACCCTCGCCATTGCAACTACACCATTTTTTTTGAGTAGGTTTCCTATGTATCATTTTTTTAGTTTTGGGTAATTTATTGGGGGTATCATTGTCTTCAACTGTAGATTGTGAGTTGAGGAGTAAAATGCCTGTTTAAGGCCGCATTGTCAAGTTGGTTCATATATTCTGAGATGGTCAAATTCGATTCATGAATGCGTGGATGCCTTTTTATTCTCTCAATCTTTTATCAATTATAGTTCACAATTGCTGGTGTTTAAAAGCCTGGAACTTTGGCTGAGCTATACTTGTGCATCTTTTTTGGGTTTTCAGAATTACGTGTACAgtagactattttttttttttttcttttacagtTTTAGAtgtataattaattattgattgCTTCTTGATAGGCTAACTAAATCAGCAATTTAAATTCAAGAAATTACCTCAAAAGACGGCTCGAATCAATGAATATAATGTAGCTTTAAGTAAAAGGACGGGAGTTATTCATCGTCTAGTTTGTGCATGTTTTGCATGAGCTATCGTGACTCCTAAAGAACTGGCTATAAACTACGAGATCAACTTCAACTTTTTTTGTTGAATTAAATCAACTCGTAATTGACAGCAACCGTCCATATAAACACAATGAAAGAATAGAATTCACATTTTAGATCTCAAGTAGCTCTGAGTGTTGATTTTGTTAGGCAACAGCCATTGAGCAAAAATATTTAAGCATAAATAAATagtatttcaataattttaagtctGAACTTGTTTTGTAAGTCCACAATTTTCCAGGTGAGAACATTTGCACTTCCAGCACCAAAATGAATCTACAAGAACTTGGAAGATAAATACTAAAAGTCTAATGGACATTGTGAATAGAAGGGTATAGTATACCAGTTTGCGTGGCTTATATTAAACATGTGCACTTTCAAGCAATTTACCAGAAAATACAAAACAACTTTATATTTAAGCATACTTAGGACACTTGGAGATGTAAGACTAGCAGAATATCTTACTTTAACAGAATATGATACCATATTAAAGCATAAAATGGACTAAATATTATATCATGTATACAGCGCCACCTAGGTAAATATGTAAAGTCACTGTACTTTTAATCATTTGCTTGTAGTTTAGTTGTTTGTTACAACATCAAAGGAACAACATTCAATCATTGGTTCATTGTCAAAAGCCCCAAAGAATGCTTGTTAAGTCAATCAGCATTCTTTAGCTAATCTAGGAAACAAGGTAGGTGATTGGTTATCTTCTTTTGATAGAGAGGATGTGTTAATCTTTGGAAATAACATTTAAGACCATTTCTTCAACTGAATTAAGACATTATAACTAGGGTTGAGGCACTAAAATTGCTCATGCACTTGGCATAAAAACTTAATCCCACTTATTGATCTTTTGTCTGATGGTAATGCCAATCACAAGTCCTCTGAATATAATAAGTGAAGCACTCTTAAAATCGTTCTCTTGAAGCACTATAAGGAGAGATCAGCAACTTCTAAAGACAAGATTGTAAGGTGCTCGAGTCCTTGAGATCATCTTGTATTTACAGATACAGCATTAATACGAAATTTTTCAGGATGATTTGGTTCTAATGGTATACTAAAACATGAGTGAACAGGAATACGATTTATATCTTTCTTTTGATAGAGAGGATGCTGATCTcttgcaaagaaaaataaataagttaCTTTCAATGTTGTCCTGCAGTAAATCATAATTACGTTCAAACTAAGTGGAAAAAAAAGAATGCTTTCAGAAGAAAATAACACATGCTGGGTAAGTCATGACCACACatagaaatataatataattctagaaaagaagaacaaaaaacttttcattgcaaagaaaaaagaTGGAATATTTGTTCTTACATCACAGGACAAGTAAGAtttctctatatttttttttccccttgtgTATTATCGTGATGAAGTTACATCATAGATCTTATCCAGTTAGGCAAAAAAGAATGTTGTATTCCACAAAGTATGCTCCCAATTTTCAAAACTACGATCAAAAGTGAAGTGAAAAACATAGGTGAATCTTCAACAGCACACAAGAGAGTATCAGTAAGCAGAAGGCACACCTTTTCAGCAGAAATCTCAAAAAATCCTCCAAGTAATCAAGCTCGGCAAGTTTCAAATTCGCTGTTGAGATTCAATCAAAAGAGCATTAAGCATAATGTGAAGCGCCGCTTCATACACCACATTATCGTAGTGCATCCCATCAGTCGTGCATCTTCGACCGCAGCCCTGGCTCAATGATCCAATGTCTACATGTAAACAAGGCCCGCCGTCGCTTCTCAGGATGGTGCTTTCCGCTAGCTCCTGGTCATACTCATCCCACACTGTTTCATTCATTCTCACCCTCTTCTCCTCGGTGTTAAGCATCGAGTTCACCAGCATCGGCAACCCCAGCCAGAACATGTGGGGCGGGTGAAGCGGCGCAGTCGAAAGCAACGCCACGGCGGCCCGCTTAAGCCAGATGAGAGACTCACCAAAGAGGGACGAGTTGGTGAAATGCAACATGTGCCAGAGACCAGAGCCCAGGGCGATGACGTCAGGGCGGCCGGCGGGACTGCGGCTGCGGAGGCCGCGGAGGAGAGTCGTGAGGTTGGTTTCGAAGGGCGCCCAGACGAAGTCGAGGGTGATCCCGCGGTCGGCGAGAGAGGCGTGGTAATCAGAGTGGCGACGGAAGAGGTCGGCTTCGATGGGCGGGAGGGCGACGGGGTCGAGGAGCAGGCGGAGGAAGGCTAGGGTGAGAAGCCTGGCCTGGGAATCGCCGGCGACCAGGATCCAAGAACCGTTGAGGAGGTCGGAGGCGTCGGCGGGGGAGACCCTCTGGAAGTCGCAACCCGCAGCATGGGTGGCCGGGGTCCATTGCCATGCCGCCGAGGACGAAGGAGATTCTTGACGCCAAGTGATGTCGTGGAGGAAAGGAATGCAAGAGGAGAAAGAAGCAGCGGGAATCGCatcggaggaagaggaagaggtgccGTCGGTTCCGATTGATGGCGAGAGAGAGGATAGGAGTAAGAGGGAGAGCGAGGAGAGGTGGGGAGCTAGGTGGATAACAACGGCGAGGGAGATGAAAAGGGCGCCGCTGAAGAAGAGGACCTTGTTGCGGCTGAGGTTCCATCCGGCCATGCCGAGTGGCAGAAAGAGGACGATGCACGCCGCTAGGGCGCCGAGCTGCGCCGTCAACGCGAGGCCCATCATCGACGACGGGTCCAAGGATGTCGCCTCCTCGACGATCGCGCCGCTCCCGTCCTTCTGATCTCGGATGAGAGGCGACAAAGATCAGCGGCGATAGAACGCCGGTGAAGGTGGTTCGGGAGGAAGTAGAATGGGGAAGATCAGGTGAGCGGGAGGCATCCCCGAGATGGCATGGCACAAAGACAGCGGAAGCAGGTGAGC
Coding sequences within it:
- the LOC122015055 gene encoding polycomb group protein EMBRYONIC FLOWER 2-like isoform X2, giving the protein MPGLPLAVRDTMNHGFSCSHSRTNQMCRQQSRVRLTTEEQLAAEESLSVYCKPVELYNILQRRAIQNPSFLQRSLLYKIQAKHKRRIQITISLIGSLNAEIEPQRVFPLYVLLARPIADTLVAEHSSMYQLSRPCVLTNFAKFGNKDEAEASFLVPEIKKLTTDARVNNLDIIIISKGESNGGCGEYHLSKDSEEWPSFLKCEGKCLWGKIAVNSLCLSMEKSVTLSLGHQVDMLSAVSMKPSILQPKYLESHHCIFFQTQNMDSASTCQVQVSISAQEVGASEISPYDLYSYDDIPTSSLPHIIRLRKGNVLFNYRYYNNLLQKTEVTEDFSCPFCLAKCASFKVTEEYQAVNVSVRTDTWSFEIASDGNDPRLQTFFYRSNFKRCRRSKNNVQTASHVHPHVLEAGSPEGSLAGSRKEYDNKDNGICYSQRPYVSLRDGSLTNGLNDEGKSCKSLLHEAHLMRHKSEISSQHCNAEECTRHADTIGICASINQASTSNDFTQQASATNLASQSMLQFAKTRKISDERADPRNRALLQKRQFFHSHRAQPMASEQVFLDWDSEDEVDDDIADFEDRRMLDDFVDVTRDEKQIMHLWNSFVRKQRVLADGHVPWACEAFSQLHGQDLMQSPALMRCWKLFMVKLWNHSLLDARTMNNCSLILERFQNESSGPKQS
- the LOC122015055 gene encoding polycomb group protein EMBRYONIC FLOWER 2-like isoform X1 produces the protein MPGLPLAVRDTMNHGFSCSHSRTNQMCRQQSRVRLTTEEQLAAEESLSVYCKPVELYNILQRRAIQNPSFLQRSLLYKIQAKHKRRIQITISLIGSLNAEIEPQRVFPLYVLLARPIADTLVAEHSSMYQLSRPCVLTNFAKFGNKDEAEASFLVPEIKKLTTDARVNNLDIIIISKGESNGGCGEYHLSKDSEEWPSFLKCEGKCLWGKIAVNSLCLSMEKSVTLSLGHQVDMLSAVSMKPSILQPKYLESHHCIFFQTQNMDSASTCQVQVSISAQEVGASEISPYDLYSYDDIPTSSLPHIIRLRKGNVLFNYRYYNNLLQKTEVTEDFSCPFCLAKCASFKGLRYHLNSSHDLFNFEFWVTEEYQAVNVSVRTDTWSFEIASDGNDPRLQTFFYRSNFKRCRRSKNNVQTASHVHPHVLEAGSPEGSLAGSRKEYDNKDNGICYSQRPYVSLRDGSLTNGLNDEGKSCKSLLHEAHLMRHKSEISSQHCNAEECTRHADTIGICASINQASTSNDFTQQASATNLASQSMLQFAKTRKISDERADPRNRALLQKRQFFHSHRAQPMASEQVFLDWDSEDEVDDDIADFEDRRMLDDFVDVTRDEKQIMHLWNSFVRKQRVLADGHVPWACEAFSQLHGQDLMQSPALMRCWKLFMVKLWNHSLLDARTMNNCSLILERFQNESSGPKQS
- the LOC122015055 gene encoding polycomb group protein EMBRYONIC FLOWER 2-like isoform X4 codes for the protein MYQLSRPCVLTNFAKFGNKDEAEASFLVPEIKKLTTDARVNNLDIIIISKGESNGGCGEYHLSKDSEEWPSFLKCEGKCLWGKIAVNSLCLSMEKSVTLSLGHQVDMLSAVSMKPSILQPKYLESHHCIFFQTQNMDSASTCQVQVSISAQEVGASEISPYDLYSYDDIPTSSLPHIIRLRKGNVLFNYRYYNNLLQKTEVTEDFSCPFCLAKCASFKGLRYHLNSSHDLFNFEFWVTEEYQAVNVSVRTDTWSFEIASDGNDPRLQTFFYRSNFKRCRRSKNNVQTASHVHPHVLEAGSPEGSLAGSRKEYDNKDNGICYSQRPYVSLRDGSLTNGLNDEGKSCKSLLHEAHLMRHKSEISSQHCNAEECTRHADTIGICASINQASTSNDFTQQASATNLASQSMLQFAKTRKISDERADPRNRALLQKRQFFHSHRAQPMASEQVFLDWDSEDEVDDDIADFEDRRMLDDFVDVTRDEKQIMHLWNSFVRKQRVLADGHVPWACEAFSQLHGQDLMQSPALMRCWKLFMVKLWNHSLLDARTMNNCSLILERFQNESSGPKQS
- the LOC122014229 gene encoding uncharacterized protein LOC122014229: MMGLALTAQLGALAACIVLFLPLGMAGWNLSRNKVLFFSGALFISLAVVIHLAPHLSSLSLLLLSSLSPSIGTDGTSSSSSDAIPAASFSSCIPFLHDITWRQESPSSSAAWQWTPATHAAGCDFQRVSPADASDLLNGSWILVAGDSQARLLTLAFLRLLLDPVALPPIEADLFRRHSDYHASLADRGITLDFVWAPFETNLTTLLRGLRSRSPAGRPDVIALGSGLWHMLHFTNSSLFGESLIWLKRAAVALLSTAPLHPPHMFWLGLPMLVNSMLNTEEKRVRMNETVWDEYDQELAESTILRSDGGPCLHVDIGSLSQGCGRRCTTDGMHYDNVVYEAALHIMLNALLIESQQRI